In Acanthopagrus latus isolate v.2019 chromosome 17, fAcaLat1.1, whole genome shotgun sequence, the following are encoded in one genomic region:
- the paqr6 gene encoding membrane progestin receptor delta isoform X1, with protein MSMQGSVLAVGKCLACLEFMLFPVWRGIRASSGVGGGWSQGWARCLRWEPDSPGQRPRIPVFDYPVWLVLCRGGRARLIEVCQRGRGAIRLPADMLSIKLPELFDIHQVPKVFREDSIISGYRHPRSSALDCVLSSFQMNNETINIWTHFLPTWYFLWRFCLLCSTLNFVTDSYTWPLLVYMLLICIYPFTSSCAHTFSTMSPESRHICYFFDYGALSLYSLGCAISYGYYVIPDSWVNSWLHQHFVPIAIGNTLLCTSLSCYSRFLELQFPQRSKVLRTGAFVLPFIFDTVPLFYRILLCCGGSCSSSDGLSSHCYHLLFAFLTCFLFTAHLPERLAPGRFDYFGHSHQLFHVSAVVGTHFQMEGVIADMISRRATLLTHVALPSLLGTIGVLVISLVLNLGVIGIFSAPLLWKPCRSSNQASERKEQ; from the exons ATGTCCATGCAGGGGTCTGTGCTGGCTGTGGGGAAATGCCTCGCCTGCCTGGAGTTCATGC tgtttccagtgtGGCGGGGGATCCGGGCCAGTAGTGGCGTCGGAGGCGGGTGGAGCCAGGGCTGGGCACGCTGCTTGCGATGGGAGCCAGACAGTCCAGGACAAAGGCCCCGGATCCCGGTGTTTGACTACCCGGTCTGGTTAGTCCTCTGTCGTGGGGGACGAGCCAGGCTCATTGAGGTctgtcagagagggaggggggccATCAGACTGCCCGCAGACATGCTCAGCATAAAGCTTCCCGAGCTCTTTGACATCCACCAGGTCCCCAAG GTGTTCAGGGAGGACAGCATCATCTCTGGATACCGTCACCCGCGGAGCTCAGCGTTGGACTGCGTCCTGAGCAGCTTCCAGATGAACAACGAGACGATCAACATCTGGACCCACTTCCTGCCAACATG GTACTTCCTGTGGCgtttctgcctcctctgctccacGCTAAACTTCGTGACGGACAGCTATACCTGGCCCTTGCTGGTGTACATGCTGCTCATCTGCATTTACCCCTTCACCTCCAGCTGCGCTCACACCTTCAGCACCATGTCCCCGGAGTCTCGACACATCTGCTACTTCTTTGACTACGGAGCGCTCAGCCTCTACAGTCTCG GTTGTGCCATAAGTTATGGATATTACGTCATACCAGACAGCTGGGTGAACAGCTGGCTCCATCAACATTTTGTCCCCATTGCCATTGGAAACACACTTCTCTGCACCAGTCTGTCCTGCTACTCCAG GTTCCTGGAGCTGCAGTTCCCACAAAGGAGTAAAGTTCTGAGGACGGGAGCGTTCGTCCTTCCATTTATATTCGACACCGTTCCTCTGTTTTACAGG ATCCTTCTCTGCTGCGGGGGAAGCTGTAGCTCGAGCGACGGTTTGTCCAGCCACTGTTACCACCTCCTCTTCGCCTTCCTCACCTGTTTCCTGTTTACCGCCCACCTCCCGGAGAGGTTGGCCCCAGGGCGCTTCGATTACTTTG GTCACAGCCACCAGCTCTTCCACGTCAGCGCCGTGGTCGGGACTCACTTCCAGATGGAGGGCGTGATAGCTGACATGATATCACGGCGGGCGACGCTCTTGACCCACGTAGCGCTGCCCTCCTTACTGGGAACCATCGGGGTGCTGGTCATCAGTCTCGTCCTCAACCTGGGCGTCATCGGCATTTTCAGCGCGCCGCTGCTGTGGAAACCCTGTCGCAGCTCCAACCAGGCGAGCGAGCGCAAGGAGCAGTGA
- the paqr6 gene encoding membrane progestin receptor delta isoform X3, translating to MAVFNVFVLLGFTVSSRAPLLATFHTARTAVVHAHGSCCCCSSGPSEHRAALPTGSRGTREEDEAEDSSTQSIHIERDEREEKKKKKKKKKKKKKKKKKTPDSRGLFNLRMPEGRVFPVWRGIRASSGVGGGWSQGWARCLRWEPDSPGQRPRIPVFDYPVWLVLCRGGRARLIEVCQRGRGAIRLPADMLSIKLPELFDIHQVPKVFREDSIISGYRHPRSSALDCVLSSFQMNNETINIWTHFLPTWYFLWRFCLLCSTLNFVTDSYTWPLLVYMLLICIYPFTSSCAHTFSTMSPESRHICYFFDYGALSLYSLGCAISYGYYVIPDSWVNSWLHQHFVPIAIGNTLLCTSLSCYSRFLELQFPQRSKVLRTGAFVLPFIFDTVPLFYRILLCCGGSCSSSDGLSSHCYHLLFAFLTCFLFTAHLPERLAPGRFDYFGHSHQLFHVSAVVGTHFQMEGVIADMISRRATLLTHVALPSLLGTIGVLVISLVLNLGVIGIFSAPLLWKPCRSSNQASERKEQ from the exons ATGGCGGTGTTTAACGTCTTTGTCCTCCTCGGTTTCACGGTTTCATCGCGCGCGCCTCTTCTCGCCACATTCCATACCGCGCGCACGGCGGTTGTACACGCACATGGCtcgtgttgttgttgctccagTGGTCCAAGTGAGCACCGAGCGGCTCTTCCTACTGGCTCGCGCGGGACAAGAGAAGAAGACGAGGCTGAAGATTCTTCGACACAATCAATTCACAtagagagagacgagagagaggagaagaagaagaagaagaagaagaagaagaagaagaagaagaagaagaagaagactccCGACTCGA GAGGACTCTTTAACCTCCGCATGCCCGAGGGTCGCG tgtttccagtgtGGCGGGGGATCCGGGCCAGTAGTGGCGTCGGAGGCGGGTGGAGCCAGGGCTGGGCACGCTGCTTGCGATGGGAGCCAGACAGTCCAGGACAAAGGCCCCGGATCCCGGTGTTTGACTACCCGGTCTGGTTAGTCCTCTGTCGTGGGGGACGAGCCAGGCTCATTGAGGTctgtcagagagggaggggggccATCAGACTGCCCGCAGACATGCTCAGCATAAAGCTTCCCGAGCTCTTTGACATCCACCAGGTCCCCAAG GTGTTCAGGGAGGACAGCATCATCTCTGGATACCGTCACCCGCGGAGCTCAGCGTTGGACTGCGTCCTGAGCAGCTTCCAGATGAACAACGAGACGATCAACATCTGGACCCACTTCCTGCCAACATG GTACTTCCTGTGGCgtttctgcctcctctgctccacGCTAAACTTCGTGACGGACAGCTATACCTGGCCCTTGCTGGTGTACATGCTGCTCATCTGCATTTACCCCTTCACCTCCAGCTGCGCTCACACCTTCAGCACCATGTCCCCGGAGTCTCGACACATCTGCTACTTCTTTGACTACGGAGCGCTCAGCCTCTACAGTCTCG GTTGTGCCATAAGTTATGGATATTACGTCATACCAGACAGCTGGGTGAACAGCTGGCTCCATCAACATTTTGTCCCCATTGCCATTGGAAACACACTTCTCTGCACCAGTCTGTCCTGCTACTCCAG GTTCCTGGAGCTGCAGTTCCCACAAAGGAGTAAAGTTCTGAGGACGGGAGCGTTCGTCCTTCCATTTATATTCGACACCGTTCCTCTGTTTTACAGG ATCCTTCTCTGCTGCGGGGGAAGCTGTAGCTCGAGCGACGGTTTGTCCAGCCACTGTTACCACCTCCTCTTCGCCTTCCTCACCTGTTTCCTGTTTACCGCCCACCTCCCGGAGAGGTTGGCCCCAGGGCGCTTCGATTACTTTG GTCACAGCCACCAGCTCTTCCACGTCAGCGCCGTGGTCGGGACTCACTTCCAGATGGAGGGCGTGATAGCTGACATGATATCACGGCGGGCGACGCTCTTGACCCACGTAGCGCTGCCCTCCTTACTGGGAACCATCGGGGTGCTGGTCATCAGTCTCGTCCTCAACCTGGGCGTCATCGGCATTTTCAGCGCGCCGCTGCTGTGGAAACCCTGTCGCAGCTCCAACCAGGCGAGCGAGCGCAAGGAGCAGTGA
- the paqr6 gene encoding membrane progestin receptor delta isoform X2, producing the protein MPEGRVFPVWRGIRASSGVGGGWSQGWARCLRWEPDSPGQRPRIPVFDYPVWLVLCRGGRARLIEVCQRGRGAIRLPADMLSIKLPELFDIHQVPKVFREDSIISGYRHPRSSALDCVLSSFQMNNETINIWTHFLPTWYFLWRFCLLCSTLNFVTDSYTWPLLVYMLLICIYPFTSSCAHTFSTMSPESRHICYFFDYGALSLYSLGCAISYGYYVIPDSWVNSWLHQHFVPIAIGNTLLCTSLSCYSRFLELQFPQRSKVLRTGAFVLPFIFDTVPLFYRILLCCGGSCSSSDGLSSHCYHLLFAFLTCFLFTAHLPERLAPGRFDYFGHSHQLFHVSAVVGTHFQMEGVIADMISRRATLLTHVALPSLLGTIGVLVISLVLNLGVIGIFSAPLLWKPCRSSNQASERKEQ; encoded by the exons ATGCCCGAGGGTCGCG tgtttccagtgtGGCGGGGGATCCGGGCCAGTAGTGGCGTCGGAGGCGGGTGGAGCCAGGGCTGGGCACGCTGCTTGCGATGGGAGCCAGACAGTCCAGGACAAAGGCCCCGGATCCCGGTGTTTGACTACCCGGTCTGGTTAGTCCTCTGTCGTGGGGGACGAGCCAGGCTCATTGAGGTctgtcagagagggaggggggccATCAGACTGCCCGCAGACATGCTCAGCATAAAGCTTCCCGAGCTCTTTGACATCCACCAGGTCCCCAAG GTGTTCAGGGAGGACAGCATCATCTCTGGATACCGTCACCCGCGGAGCTCAGCGTTGGACTGCGTCCTGAGCAGCTTCCAGATGAACAACGAGACGATCAACATCTGGACCCACTTCCTGCCAACATG GTACTTCCTGTGGCgtttctgcctcctctgctccacGCTAAACTTCGTGACGGACAGCTATACCTGGCCCTTGCTGGTGTACATGCTGCTCATCTGCATTTACCCCTTCACCTCCAGCTGCGCTCACACCTTCAGCACCATGTCCCCGGAGTCTCGACACATCTGCTACTTCTTTGACTACGGAGCGCTCAGCCTCTACAGTCTCG GTTGTGCCATAAGTTATGGATATTACGTCATACCAGACAGCTGGGTGAACAGCTGGCTCCATCAACATTTTGTCCCCATTGCCATTGGAAACACACTTCTCTGCACCAGTCTGTCCTGCTACTCCAG GTTCCTGGAGCTGCAGTTCCCACAAAGGAGTAAAGTTCTGAGGACGGGAGCGTTCGTCCTTCCATTTATATTCGACACCGTTCCTCTGTTTTACAGG ATCCTTCTCTGCTGCGGGGGAAGCTGTAGCTCGAGCGACGGTTTGTCCAGCCACTGTTACCACCTCCTCTTCGCCTTCCTCACCTGTTTCCTGTTTACCGCCCACCTCCCGGAGAGGTTGGCCCCAGGGCGCTTCGATTACTTTG GTCACAGCCACCAGCTCTTCCACGTCAGCGCCGTGGTCGGGACTCACTTCCAGATGGAGGGCGTGATAGCTGACATGATATCACGGCGGGCGACGCTCTTGACCCACGTAGCGCTGCCCTCCTTACTGGGAACCATCGGGGTGCTGGTCATCAGTCTCGTCCTCAACCTGGGCGTCATCGGCATTTTCAGCGCGCCGCTGCTGTGGAAACCCTGTCGCAGCTCCAACCAGGCGAGCGAGCGCAAGGAGCAGTGA